From a single Arachnia propionica genomic region:
- a CDS encoding DUF2550 domain-containing protein: MGLTVIAIIVAVTCLCILPFLLLYARRRWLTRQGGLFDCAHRMRDGEPGVGWVLGFARYRGDRLDWYRAFSLALRPNRSFSRAGTSWQRRRVATALEEVVLFDNSWIVTIKDRFNDHEHNLAMDLENVLGLMAWLESAPPGSHYLPGSADSPL, translated from the coding sequence ATGGGGCTGACAGTGATCGCAATAATCGTCGCGGTCACCTGCCTCTGTATCCTGCCTTTTCTGCTTCTTTATGCACGCCGCCGCTGGCTCACCCGCCAGGGCGGCCTTTTTGACTGTGCCCACAGGATGCGGGACGGGGAACCCGGTGTTGGATGGGTGTTGGGTTTTGCTCGCTATCGCGGGGACCGGCTCGACTGGTATCGCGCTTTCTCGCTGGCGTTGCGACCGAATCGTTCCTTCTCACGTGCCGGAACCAGCTGGCAGCGGCGGCGTGTTGCCACTGCTTTGGAGGAGGTCGTCCTGTTCGACAACTCGTGGATCGTCACGATCAAGGATCGTTTCAATGACCACGAGCACAATTTGGCTATGGATCTGGAAAACGTGTTGGGGTTGATGGCCTGGCTGGAGTCGGCCCCTCCTGGAAGCCACTACCTTCCAGGTAGCGCCGACTCGCCTCTGTAA
- a CDS encoding cob(I)yrinic acid a,c-diamide adenosyltransferase: MVNLTRIYTRTGDAGNTRLSDNAEVPKTDPRVEAYGAVDETNSNLALAVAHGGLPERVVEMLSLVRNELFDVGADLSTPVHPDPQYPPLRIEQSSIDRLEEWCDELGAELPSLRSFILPGGSPAVAQLHVARTVCRRAERVAWQAAQVHGTKPSTERGEGGVSLLAITYLNRLSDLLFNMCRTAAGPEGDVLWVPGTDRKPPEKRHGRTKK, from the coding sequence ATGGTGAACCTGACACGCATATACACCCGCACCGGCGACGCAGGAAACACTCGTCTGTCGGACAACGCCGAGGTGCCAAAGACAGATCCACGAGTCGAGGCATATGGGGCGGTCGACGAGACCAACTCAAACCTGGCACTGGCAGTCGCCCACGGTGGGCTGCCGGAACGCGTAGTGGAGATGCTCTCCTTGGTTCGTAATGAGCTCTTCGATGTCGGCGCTGATCTCAGCACACCTGTACACCCCGATCCTCAGTACCCACCTCTGCGGATCGAACAGTCCTCCATCGACCGTCTGGAGGAGTGGTGCGACGAACTCGGCGCCGAGCTTCCCTCCCTACGTTCCTTCATTCTGCCCGGCGGCAGTCCGGCAGTAGCTCAGTTGCACGTCGCACGCACGGTGTGCCGACGTGCCGAACGGGTGGCCTGGCAGGCTGCTCAGGTCCATGGAACCAAGCCTTCGACAGAACGTGGCGAAGGCGGGGTCAGCCTGCTGGCCATCACCTATCTGAACCGGCTGAGCGATCTGTTGTTCAACATGTGCCGGACCGCTGCGGGCCCTGAAGGAGACGTGCTGTGGGTTCCGGGAACGGATCGCAAGCCACCCGAGAAGCGCCACGGACGCACGAAGAAATAA
- a CDS encoding peptidylprolyl isomerase: MSFKAFAPLIAFALLLTGCSDANQSNPANETGRAVSCSYPPGGEPAKPVDPPSGEDVLNAGETKATLHLTAGDVEITMDRSATPCTINSFMSLAQQGWFNETRCHRLTDYGIFVLQCGDPTGTGMGGPGYTVPDELSPRTTGLEKEGAVATYPKGTVAMANTGKPNTAGSQFFIVWEDSQLSPDYAVFGTVDDGGLAVVQGIAAQGVDESDGVRPIAEAAISSVTLS; encoded by the coding sequence GTGTCGTTCAAGGCCTTTGCTCCCCTGATCGCTTTCGCCCTTCTTCTCACCGGGTGTAGCGACGCTAACCAGTCGAATCCCGCGAATGAGACTGGGCGAGCCGTCAGTTGTTCCTATCCGCCTGGGGGAGAACCCGCCAAACCTGTTGACCCGCCCAGCGGCGAGGACGTCCTGAATGCCGGAGAGACCAAGGCGACCCTTCACCTGACAGCAGGTGATGTGGAAATCACGATGGATCGCTCGGCCACGCCGTGCACCATCAATTCCTTCATGTCCTTGGCGCAACAGGGGTGGTTCAACGAAACCAGGTGCCACCGGCTCACTGATTACGGGATTTTCGTGCTCCAGTGTGGGGATCCGACGGGAACTGGCATGGGAGGGCCCGGATATACGGTCCCAGACGAACTGAGTCCTCGTACCACTGGGCTGGAGAAGGAGGGAGCCGTCGCCACATACCCCAAAGGAACCGTCGCGATGGCGAACACCGGAAAACCCAACACGGCTGGGTCACAGTTCTTCATCGTCTGGGAGGACAGCCAGCTCAGTCCAGATTATGCCGTTTTCGGCACTGTCGATGATGGCGGATTGGCTGTTGTGCAGGGAATTGCGGCGCAAGGAGTCGATGAATCTGATGGTGTGAGACCCATAGCGGAGGCCGCCATCAGCTCGGTGACGTTGAGCTGA
- a CDS encoding alpha/beta fold hydrolase — protein MIHDSIMGSGPAQVVFLHGLFGQGKNFTRIATALTEIATCHLLDLPNHGASSWTVGFSLDGQAEHIAHWLRENFDAPVALVGHSLGGKLAMRLALTYPDLVERLLVVDISPVPSDGPTAFAPLVAAMRNLDLEHLASRTDASRRLSEAIPDPQVRGFLLQNLRRLGSDWAWKANLDLLGDSLRIIGGWPRMDAVYDGPVWWVAGGKSHYVLREHAEPMRKLFPRVVTITLKQAGHWVHADEPDAFTSICTEFLVSPAPISSTSPS, from the coding sequence ATGATCCACGACAGCATCATGGGTTCAGGCCCAGCGCAGGTAGTGTTCCTGCACGGCCTATTCGGTCAGGGAAAGAACTTCACCCGGATCGCGACCGCCTTGACTGAGATCGCGACCTGTCACCTGCTCGATCTTCCAAATCATGGGGCATCATCCTGGACGGTCGGCTTCAGCCTGGATGGTCAAGCTGAGCACATTGCCCACTGGCTGCGGGAGAATTTCGACGCTCCTGTCGCCCTGGTGGGACATTCGCTAGGCGGAAAGCTCGCCATGAGGCTGGCCCTCACATATCCCGATCTCGTCGAACGCCTTCTGGTGGTGGACATCTCACCCGTACCAAGCGATGGCCCCACCGCGTTCGCTCCTTTGGTGGCTGCAATGCGCAACCTCGATCTGGAACATCTGGCGAGCCGCACCGATGCCAGCCGACGGCTCTCAGAGGCGATCCCCGACCCGCAGGTCCGCGGCTTCCTACTTCAAAACCTGCGCCGGCTGGGCAGCGACTGGGCGTGGAAGGCCAACCTGGATCTGCTCGGCGATTCCCTCCGGATCATCGGTGGCTGGCCGAGAATGGACGCAGTCTATGACGGCCCTGTGTGGTGGGTGGCAGGTGGGAAATCGCACTATGTCCTACGCGAGCATGCCGAACCAATGCGCAAGTTGTTTCCCCGAGTCGTCACAATAACCCTCAAACAGGCAGGCCACTGGGTTCACGCCGACGAACCGGATGCATTCACATCGATCTGCACGGAGTTCTTGGTTTCTCCCGCCCCCATCAGCTCAACGTCACCGAGCTGA
- the nucS gene encoding endonuclease NucS — protein sequence MRLVIAHCQVDYAGRLTAHLPMAKRLIMLKADGSVSVHADDRAYKPLNWMSAPCSLTITEPDDAAREAGANALWLVRSTSGDTLRIALGEVFLDVDHSFGVDPGLQKDGVEAHLQSLLAEHPATFGDGWQVVKREFYTPIGPVDLLLRDADGFHVAVEVKRRGEIDGVEQLTRYLELMNRDPQLAPVKGIFAAQHIKPQAATLAADRGITCQLLDYDALRGMDNPEDRLF from the coding sequence GTGCGTCTCGTCATTGCTCACTGCCAGGTCGACTACGCGGGTCGATTGACAGCCCACCTTCCCATGGCCAAGCGACTGATCATGCTCAAAGCCGATGGCTCCGTCTCTGTGCATGCAGATGATCGCGCATACAAGCCCCTGAACTGGATGAGCGCCCCCTGTTCCCTCACCATTACAGAACCCGACGATGCGGCTCGGGAGGCTGGTGCGAACGCCCTCTGGCTGGTCCGTTCCACGTCTGGCGACACCCTGCGAATCGCGCTGGGGGAAGTCTTTCTTGACGTGGATCACAGTTTTGGTGTTGACCCGGGGCTCCAGAAGGACGGGGTCGAAGCGCATCTGCAGTCCCTGCTCGCCGAGCACCCCGCAACTTTCGGAGATGGCTGGCAGGTGGTCAAACGAGAGTTTTACACCCCGATCGGCCCGGTCGACCTGCTGTTGCGAGACGCTGATGGATTCCACGTCGCCGTGGAGGTGAAACGGCGAGGCGAGATTGATGGTGTGGAACAACTGACCCGCTATCTCGAGTTGATGAATCGTGACCCGCAGCTGGCACCTGTGAAGGGAATTTTTGCCGCCCAACACATCAAGCCACAGGCCGCCACCCTCGCCGCTGACCGAGGCATTACATGTCAACTGTTGGACTATGACGCGCTGCGTGGAATGGACAATCCCGAGGATCGGCTTTTCTGA
- a CDS encoding AI-2E family transporter, protein MTALVPGAADEPPTSGDTGNAPEESVSPTAQPDKPATEPTVPVENSGRRKMSTSLGGRASLGRFRQFLGGLFGNARKGAEQLLAPIPEEPVSPVPPVMVQNETKLLNHSPFSIGFFGAFGVLVAIGLMAAATQVQNILTLVVLSLFLALGLNPAVEFFTRRRVPRAMAVFFVTVTLLGIIVLGVTALVPLMMNQVQSLTFRVPYWIAMLATNEQVARWDAQYNLLETAQRYLASGGLMQNLFGGIWGAGVLVANLIFSVIMTLVLTIYFLASLPAIKEVIYTLAPASRRARSRYLADEIFRGVSGYITGMFMIVAVASGCSFIFMNIIGLGAYSLALSFIVALFCFIPLVGSSLAMLAVALVGFATSPTIGVATIIYFLIYQQFDAYILYPTVMKRTVKVPGALVVLSALIGGILLGVIGALIAIPTTAALLLLYREVLRPHLDAR, encoded by the coding sequence GTGACGGCCCTCGTTCCCGGGGCTGCGGACGAGCCTCCAACCTCTGGCGACACAGGGAATGCTCCGGAGGAGTCGGTCTCCCCCACAGCCCAGCCCGACAAGCCAGCGACGGAGCCTACTGTCCCAGTAGAGAATTCCGGACGCAGAAAAATGTCCACCTCGCTCGGGGGCAGAGCATCTCTAGGCAGGTTCCGGCAGTTCCTCGGAGGTTTGTTCGGCAACGCCCGCAAAGGAGCCGAGCAGCTTTTGGCACCCATTCCCGAGGAACCGGTCTCGCCCGTTCCTCCCGTGATGGTGCAGAACGAGACGAAACTGCTGAACCACTCCCCTTTCTCCATAGGCTTTTTCGGCGCATTCGGGGTGCTCGTGGCGATCGGCCTCATGGCCGCCGCCACACAAGTGCAGAACATTCTGACCCTCGTGGTGCTCTCCCTGTTCCTGGCACTAGGACTGAACCCGGCAGTCGAGTTCTTCACACGACGCCGGGTACCCCGCGCGATGGCGGTGTTCTTCGTGACCGTCACCCTGTTGGGAATCATCGTTCTGGGAGTCACTGCACTGGTGCCATTGATGATGAACCAAGTGCAGTCTCTGACATTTAGGGTGCCGTACTGGATAGCGATGCTAGCCACGAACGAGCAGGTGGCACGTTGGGATGCCCAGTACAATCTGCTCGAAACAGCCCAGCGTTATCTCGCCTCGGGCGGGTTAATGCAGAACCTGTTCGGCGGCATCTGGGGAGCAGGCGTATTGGTTGCCAACCTCATTTTCTCCGTGATCATGACGCTGGTGCTCACCATCTACTTCCTCGCTTCACTACCGGCGATCAAAGAGGTTATTTACACGCTTGCTCCGGCCAGCCGACGTGCCCGCTCTCGCTACTTGGCAGATGAGATCTTTCGTGGGGTCTCCGGATACATCACCGGAATGTTCATGATCGTCGCGGTGGCCTCGGGATGCAGCTTCATATTTATGAACATCATCGGGCTCGGCGCCTATTCCTTGGCGTTGTCTTTCATAGTCGCCCTGTTCTGTTTCATCCCTCTGGTGGGTTCCTCGCTGGCCATGCTCGCTGTGGCTCTGGTCGGCTTCGCCACGTCCCCGACAATAGGCGTGGCCACCATCATCTACTTCCTGATCTACCAGCAGTTCGACGCCTACATCCTCTACCCAACCGTCATGAAGCGGACGGTGAAAGTACCCGGGGCACTTGTCGTGCTGTCTGCGCTGATCGGTGGCATCTTGCTGGGAGTGATCGGTGCCCTGATCGCCATCCCAACAACGGCTGCCCTGCTGCTGCTCTACCGCGAGGTGCTCCGACCGCATCTGGACGCCCGTTAG
- the mce gene encoding methylmalonyl-CoA epimerase, producing the protein MTSMENQDLFICIDHVGLAVPDLDEAIKFHSEVFGWRELHREVNEEQGVAEAMIGTGTQGEENAKIQLLAPLNEKSTIAKWLDRNGGPGIQQLAYRVHDLDHVSAVLRERGLRLLFPEAKRGTADSRINFVHPKDAGGVLLELVEPAKGASH; encoded by the coding sequence ATGACGAGCATGGAGAACCAAGATCTTTTCATCTGCATCGATCATGTCGGCCTGGCCGTTCCCGATCTCGACGAGGCCATCAAGTTCCACAGCGAAGTGTTCGGGTGGCGCGAGCTGCACCGCGAGGTCAACGAGGAGCAGGGTGTTGCGGAGGCCATGATTGGCACCGGAACCCAGGGAGAAGAGAACGCCAAGATCCAGCTCCTGGCTCCCCTCAACGAGAAGTCGACCATCGCCAAATGGCTGGATCGCAACGGCGGCCCCGGCATTCAGCAGCTCGCCTATCGCGTGCATGACTTGGATCATGTGAGCGCAGTCCTGCGTGAGCGTGGCCTCAGGCTACTTTTCCCGGAGGCCAAACGGGGAACCGCTGATTCCCGCATCAACTTCGTTCACCCGAAGGATGCCGGTGGCGTCCTCTTGGAGCTGGTGGAACCCGCCAAGGGCGCCTCTCACTGA
- a CDS encoding PH domain-containing protein encodes MGLLARLLEPDIQRHLLLEEDERVIDEVRKHWVVSLPWIGVMALSIPAFFLMIVARGFFWVPMLVGFYLLGLGFWKAHVAHMDRFVITNMRVFRIHGVFNTHLATMPMTRILDISLEQSMLGKIFDYGHLVFESAAQAQGLRDIRYVAHPAERDLTIQRVIQRSGLRKKMVMEEEDEADGV; translated from the coding sequence GTGGGTTTGCTTGCTCGCCTCCTGGAGCCCGACATCCAGCGCCATTTGTTGCTCGAGGAGGACGAACGGGTGATCGATGAGGTGCGCAAGCACTGGGTGGTCTCCCTGCCGTGGATAGGCGTGATGGCCCTGAGTATTCCCGCGTTCTTTCTCATGATCGTGGCACGTGGTTTCTTCTGGGTACCGATGCTTGTTGGGTTCTACCTGTTGGGCCTTGGGTTTTGGAAGGCCCATGTCGCGCACATGGACCGATTTGTCATAACCAACATGCGGGTGTTCAGGATCCATGGTGTGTTCAACACGCACTTGGCGACGATGCCCATGACCCGGATCCTGGATATCTCTTTGGAGCAGTCGATGCTCGGGAAGATCTTCGACTACGGGCACCTGGTGTTCGAATCTGCAGCCCAGGCGCAGGGGCTGCGGGACATTCGCTACGTCGCTCACCCAGCGGAAAGAGATCTGACTATCCAGCGGGTGATTCAGCGCTCTGGTCTCCGCAAGAAGATGGTCATGGAAGAAGAAGACGAAGCCGACGGGGTGTGA
- the pgm gene encoding phosphoglucomutase (alpha-D-glucose-1,6-bisphosphate-dependent) — protein sequence MSHERAGLVALESDLIDVNAVLAAYYDLTPDPSNPDQKVVFGTSGHRGSSLDTAFNDLHIAATTQAIVEYRAVQGVSGPLFIGKDTHALSLPAWRTAIEVLVANGVAVFAEREDEYTPTPAVSRAIIRYNREHPKQVADGIVVTPSHNPPRDGGFKYNPPTGGPADTDATKWIADRANALMASPAEIRRKPYEKTVSGVTRFDYRTPYCTELATALDLDAIAAAGVRIGADPLGGASVQYWEYLAEHSSLDLTVVNPAVDPTWKFMTLDTDGKIRMDCSSPNSMASLVANRDRYDIATGNDADSDRHGIVTPDSGLMNPNAFLAVAIDYLFSHRPGWAATTGVGKTLVSSSIIDKVAARLGRKLVEVPVGFKWFVPGLTNGSLGFGGEESAGASFLDVEGRTWTTDKDGILLALLASEILAVTGRSPSQHYADMESAFGTSYYARVDAEASREQKARLAALSPDDVRAHELAGQPITAVLTNAPGNEAPIGGIKVTTDSGWFAARPSGTEDKYKIYAESLRDADHLAQIQAEAREVVDAALRG from the coding sequence ATGTCACATGAGCGAGCTGGCCTGGTGGCCCTGGAATCCGATCTCATCGACGTCAACGCCGTCCTTGCGGCCTACTATGACCTGACCCCCGACCCCAGCAACCCCGACCAGAAGGTCGTTTTCGGCACCTCTGGACATCGCGGCTCCAGCCTCGATACCGCTTTCAACGATCTCCACATCGCCGCCACGACACAAGCGATCGTGGAGTATCGGGCAGTGCAGGGAGTGAGCGGCCCCTTGTTCATCGGCAAGGATACCCATGCGTTGTCCCTGCCGGCCTGGCGCACCGCCATCGAGGTGCTGGTGGCCAATGGAGTCGCTGTCTTCGCGGAACGAGAAGACGAGTACACCCCGACCCCCGCAGTCTCCCGCGCCATCATTCGTTACAACCGTGAGCACCCGAAGCAGGTCGCTGACGGCATCGTCGTGACCCCTTCCCACAATCCACCGCGCGACGGCGGGTTCAAGTACAACCCCCCGACGGGTGGCCCGGCCGACACCGATGCCACGAAGTGGATCGCCGACCGCGCCAACGCCCTGATGGCCTCCCCCGCGGAGATTCGCCGGAAACCCTACGAAAAGACTGTTTCTGGGGTAACCCGCTTCGACTACCGCACCCCTTACTGCACCGAGCTTGCAACCGCCCTGGATCTCGATGCCATCGCGGCGGCAGGCGTCCGCATCGGAGCGGACCCGCTTGGAGGGGCCTCTGTTCAATACTGGGAGTATCTGGCCGAGCACAGCTCCCTCGACCTGACCGTGGTGAACCCTGCGGTGGACCCCACCTGGAAGTTCATGACCCTGGACACCGACGGCAAGATCCGCATGGACTGCTCGTCACCGAACTCGATGGCCTCCTTGGTGGCCAATCGCGACCGCTACGACATCGCCACGGGCAACGACGCAGACTCGGACCGTCACGGGATCGTCACCCCGGACTCCGGGTTGATGAACCCCAACGCCTTCCTCGCAGTCGCGATCGACTATCTGTTCTCCCACCGTCCCGGCTGGGCGGCAACGACGGGGGTCGGCAAGACCCTGGTGTCCTCCTCCATCATCGACAAAGTCGCGGCGCGACTCGGGCGCAAACTGGTTGAGGTGCCTGTCGGTTTCAAATGGTTCGTCCCCGGGCTGACTAACGGCTCGCTCGGCTTCGGCGGTGAAGAGTCAGCAGGTGCGAGCTTCCTCGATGTCGAGGGCCGTACCTGGACCACCGACAAAGACGGCATCCTCCTGGCTCTGCTCGCCAGCGAGATCCTGGCCGTGACAGGACGCTCGCCCAGCCAACACTATGCCGACATGGAATCAGCCTTCGGCACCTCCTACTACGCCCGCGTCGATGCAGAAGCCAGCCGCGAGCAGAAGGCCCGGCTCGCTGCCCTCTCTCCCGACGATGTCAGGGCTCATGAGCTGGCAGGGCAGCCCATCACCGCAGTTTTGACCAATGCCCCTGGCAACGAGGCACCCATCGGGGGTATCAAGGTGACCACCGATTCCGGCTGGTTCGCTGCCCGCCCCTCCGGGACCGAGGACAAATACAAGATCTACGCCGAGTCGCTGCGCGACGCGGACCACTTGGCCCAGATCCAAGCGGAGGCCCGCGAAGTGGTCGACGCTGCCCTCCGAGGCTGA
- a CDS encoding tetratricopeptide repeat protein: protein MTNPNFTRPGAVDLSSLAAAQSASGATGGNSYVTDITEPGFQELVGRSMQHPVIVEFYSPRDTAGATVSSDLAELVNAAEGRFLLARVNVDTEPRLTQALGVTAVPMVVAIIGGQVAPLFQGTRDRADISAVLDQVAQLAIANGMTGRAQATGSTAPEKTAEPTTDPRFEKADAALAAGNFAQAVAEFDALLAATPGDPEATAGRAQAALLERSASFDGAAIVKSAAERPDDVAAQLDAADLEMIQGEYGSAFDRLLGLAAEVTPDERETIRVRLLELFEVAGRTSSDVLKARRRLTTVLF, encoded by the coding sequence ATGACGAATCCGAACTTCACGCGCCCCGGTGCCGTAGATCTGTCCTCCCTCGCCGCAGCACAGTCCGCCAGCGGTGCCACCGGAGGGAACAGTTATGTGACCGACATCACCGAGCCGGGTTTCCAGGAGCTGGTTGGTCGTTCTATGCAGCACCCCGTGATCGTGGAGTTCTACTCACCCCGTGATACAGCCGGAGCCACGGTCTCCAGCGACCTGGCGGAGCTCGTCAACGCCGCGGAGGGACGTTTTCTCCTGGCCCGAGTCAATGTTGATACCGAGCCGCGTCTTACCCAGGCGCTTGGAGTGACCGCTGTGCCAATGGTCGTGGCGATCATTGGGGGGCAGGTGGCGCCGCTCTTCCAAGGAACCCGTGACCGTGCAGACATCTCGGCCGTTCTCGACCAGGTGGCCCAGCTTGCCATCGCCAATGGCATGACGGGTCGTGCCCAAGCGACGGGATCGACCGCTCCGGAGAAAACAGCGGAACCAACGACGGATCCGCGATTCGAGAAGGCTGACGCTGCTTTGGCCGCCGGTAATTTCGCTCAGGCCGTCGCTGAATTCGATGCTCTTCTCGCTGCCACCCCCGGGGATCCCGAGGCAACCGCGGGTCGTGCCCAGGCGGCGCTCCTGGAGCGTTCCGCATCTTTTGACGGTGCAGCCATCGTGAAGTCTGCTGCCGAACGCCCGGACGATGTCGCGGCTCAGCTGGACGCCGCCGATCTGGAGATGATCCAAGGGGAGTACGGATCCGCCTTCGACCGCCTTCTGGGGCTGGCTGCTGAGGTGACTCCGGACGAACGGGAGACGATTCGGGTCCGGCTGTTGGAGCTCTTCGAGGTTGCCGGACGGACCTCCTCGGATGTGCTGAAGGCCCGTCGTCGCCTGACGACCGTGCTGTTCTGA
- a CDS encoding ABC transporter ATP-binding protein, producing MILVDSALKTYGSTTTIGPLELKIPEGGITALVGPNGAGKSTLLTMIGRLLGMDAGAIEVAGMNVATAKSKDLAKVLSVLRQENHFVTRLTVRQLVGFGRFPHSRGRLSVEDIEIIEQAISFLRLEEIADRFIDELSGGQRQRAYVAMVLAQDTTYVLLDEPLNNLDMAHSVQMMQHLRRAAKELGRTIVIVLHDINFAATYADTIIAMKNGKVAASGSPEELFREEILTDIFETSVTIIPGPRGPVAVYF from the coding sequence GTGATCCTCGTAGACTCGGCCCTGAAAACATACGGCTCCACGACGACCATCGGTCCCTTGGAACTCAAAATCCCCGAAGGCGGCATCACCGCCCTGGTGGGCCCCAACGGGGCAGGCAAATCCACGCTGCTGACCATGATCGGGCGCCTGCTGGGAATGGACGCCGGAGCCATCGAGGTGGCAGGCATGAACGTGGCGACGGCCAAGTCCAAGGACCTCGCCAAGGTGCTGTCCGTGCTTCGTCAGGAGAACCATTTCGTGACCCGGCTGACGGTTCGCCAGCTGGTTGGTTTCGGTCGTTTTCCCCACTCGCGGGGACGCCTGAGCGTCGAGGACATTGAGATCATCGAGCAGGCCATCTCCTTCCTGCGTCTGGAGGAGATCGCAGACCGTTTCATCGATGAGCTCTCGGGGGGTCAGCGGCAACGCGCCTACGTGGCCATGGTGCTGGCCCAGGACACCACATATGTGCTGCTGGATGAGCCCTTGAACAACTTGGACATGGCCCATTCCGTGCAGATGATGCAGCACCTGCGCCGGGCAGCGAAGGAACTGGGACGCACGATCGTGATCGTGCTGCACGACATCAACTTCGCCGCCACCTACGCCGACACGATCATCGCCATGAAGAACGGGAAGGTGGCGGCTTCCGGAAGCCCTGAAGAACTCTTTCGCGAAGAGATTCTGACGGACATCTTCGAGACATCCGTCACAATCATCCCGGGGCCACGGGGTCCTGTAGCCGTGTATTTCTGA
- a CDS encoding iron chelate uptake ABC transporter family permease subunit: MPETMTRVGHGAFADSRAAGRYWMILAVLVLLAPAVCYGILAWGNPMPVGSPGFWRIAQVRAASVAVILVVAWCQALATVAFQTITNNRIITPSIMGFESLYRLLQTSIVFFFGITGLTSMDSTGQYLMQVGLMVALAALLYGWMLRNERANIHQTLLLGIVIGTGLGALSTYMQNLLNPSAFDILSARLIGNISNADVSQLRVAIPLALVAGGLLLAMSRTLDVLGLGRDTAIGLGVDHRRNSLVILMLTAVLMAVSTSLVGPMSFLGFLVAMTAHQLSDTHEHRFVLPMAWLVGVVILGGAYFTLRHIFYATGSVGIIIEAVGGTFFLIHLLRKGRL; this comes from the coding sequence GCTACTGGATGATCCTCGCGGTCCTGGTCCTCCTGGCCCCGGCCGTCTGCTACGGCATCCTCGCCTGGGGCAATCCCATGCCCGTGGGCTCGCCCGGTTTCTGGCGGATTGCCCAGGTGCGAGCCGCATCCGTGGCCGTGATCCTGGTGGTCGCCTGGTGTCAGGCACTGGCGACGGTCGCCTTCCAGACCATCACCAACAACCGGATCATCACACCCTCGATCATGGGTTTCGAGTCGCTGTACCGCCTGCTCCAGACCAGCATCGTGTTCTTCTTCGGCATCACGGGGCTGACCAGCATGGACAGCACAGGACAGTACCTCATGCAGGTTGGGCTCATGGTAGCCCTGGCGGCGCTGCTCTACGGCTGGATGCTTCGAAACGAGCGCGCCAACATCCATCAGACGCTTCTGCTAGGCATCGTCATCGGGACGGGACTCGGTGCCCTGTCCACCTACATGCAGAACCTCCTGAACCCGTCGGCGTTCGACATCCTGAGTGCCAGGCTCATCGGCAACATCTCAAATGCCGATGTGTCCCAGCTGCGGGTCGCGATTCCCCTGGCCCTGGTCGCTGGTGGATTGCTGCTGGCGATGTCACGGACCCTCGACGTGCTGGGGCTGGGACGCGACACAGCCATCGGCCTGGGCGTGGATCACCGCCGCAATTCGCTGGTGATCCTGATGTTGACGGCGGTGTTGATGGCCGTCAGCACCTCGCTGGTCGGCCCCATGTCGTTCCTCGGTTTCCTGGTGGCGATGACCGCCCATCAGCTGTCCGACACCCACGAGCACCGGTTCGTCCTCCCGATGGCGTGGCTGGTCGGTGTGGTGATCCTCGGTGGCGCCTATTTCACCCTGCGGCATATCTTCTATGCCACCGGCTCCGTGGGCATCATCATCGAGGCGGTGGGTGGCACCTTCTTCCTCATCCATCTACTGAGAAAGGGACGGCTGTGA